In one Streptomyces sp. T12 genomic region, the following are encoded:
- a CDS encoding ABC transporter ATP-binding protein has protein sequence MNDLHIEQLTKSYGPQAPVLQRLDLSVPGGSLAAVLGPSGCGKTTLLRIVAGFLRADAGTVTVGGRALTGPGLHLPPERRRIGIVPQEGALFPHLNVARNVAFGLTGLNRGERRRRTEEMLDLVGLAGYGDRMPHELSGGQQQRIALARALAPRPALVLLDEPFNALDSALRTGVRADVRAALRATGATALLVTHDQQEALSTADLVAVVRQGRIAQCDTPQDLYRRPTDPWTASFVGDAVLLQGTVGNSGSTATTPLGTVPLAAPPTDRHTGTVVLRPEQLRLTDADTAGAVRGTVTDVCFYGHDAKVTVSVQGLDGTVDVRVAGPLPVGPGQETGIRVTGEATFHP, from the coding sequence ATGAACGACCTCCACATCGAGCAACTCACCAAGTCCTACGGCCCCCAAGCCCCCGTCCTGCAACGGCTGGACCTCTCGGTGCCGGGCGGGTCGCTGGCCGCCGTGCTCGGGCCCTCCGGCTGCGGCAAGACCACCCTCTTGCGCATCGTCGCCGGATTCCTGCGCGCCGACGCGGGCACGGTCACCGTCGGCGGACGCGCCTTGACCGGCCCTGGTCTCCATCTACCGCCGGAGCGGCGCCGCATCGGCATCGTCCCGCAGGAAGGCGCGCTCTTCCCGCATCTGAACGTGGCCCGCAATGTGGCTTTCGGTCTGACAGGACTCAACCGCGGGGAGCGGCGCCGCCGTACGGAGGAAATGCTCGACCTGGTCGGCCTCGCCGGGTACGGCGACCGGATGCCGCACGAGCTGTCCGGCGGACAGCAACAGCGCATCGCCCTGGCCAGGGCACTCGCCCCACGCCCCGCACTCGTCCTGCTCGACGAGCCGTTCAACGCCCTCGACAGCGCGCTGCGCACCGGGGTCCGGGCCGATGTACGGGCCGCCCTGCGGGCGACCGGGGCCACGGCACTGCTGGTCACCCACGACCAGCAGGAGGCTCTCTCCACCGCCGACCTCGTGGCCGTCGTGCGGCAGGGCCGGATCGCCCAGTGCGACACCCCGCAGGACCTCTACCGGCGACCCACCGACCCATGGACCGCCAGTTTCGTGGGCGACGCCGTACTCCTCCAGGGCACGGTCGGCAACAGCGGCTCCACGGCCACCACGCCGCTGGGCACCGTGCCATTGGCCGCACCACCGACGGACCGGCACACCGGCACGGTCGTACTGCGCCCCGAACAGCTGCGACTGACCGACGCGGACACGGCCGGGGCAGTGCGGGGCACCGTGACCGACGTGTGTTTCTACGGCCACGACGCCAAGGTGACCGTCTCCGTACAGGGCCTCGACGGCACGGTGGATGTCCGTGTAGCGGGCCCGCTGCCGGTCGGCCCCGGCCAGGAGACCGGCATCCGCGTGACGGGCGAGGCCACCTTCCACCCCTAG
- a CDS encoding ABC transporter permease, with the protein MTTAQSAAPPAGAPAPPGRRRVGLTHRAGVGSGRRPPLVLLVPACVAALFALLPLGYLAVRALERGPGYAWDVIADERTLQLLGRSLALTTVVVAACLVLGVSLAWLTARTSLPGARAWSVLATLPLAVPSYVAAFAWLSAAPQTTGLAGAALALTLVSFPYVLLPVAAALRGIDPAQEEAARSLGHGPLRTFWRVTLPQLRPAAAGGALLVALYVLSDFGAVSLMRYDTFTRAIHTSYRASFDRTPAAALSVVLVVLTMALVAAEARTRGRAGHTRTGGGTARPAIPMPLGRWRIPALAWCTAVVAAAVAFPLGTLGYWLAVGTSATWDLGALTEAASATLGVAAAGAALTTLLALPVGVIAARHRGRGARLLEQAAYAGHALPGITVALSLVFFAVRYAYPLYQQLPLLVCAYAVLFLPVTVAATRAAVLQAPPVLEDVARSLGRSPLRVLREVTVPLAAPGVAAGAALTFVVCMKELPATLLLRPTGMDTLATRLWTETGAGSFAAAAPYAAALILLAAVPSYLLGRHRT; encoded by the coding sequence GTGACCACAGCTCAATCCGCGGCACCCCCGGCCGGAGCACCCGCTCCGCCCGGGCGCCGGCGCGTCGGCCTGACCCACCGGGCCGGCGTCGGCTCGGGCCGCAGACCCCCGCTGGTCCTGCTCGTCCCCGCCTGCGTTGCCGCCCTGTTCGCCCTGCTGCCGCTCGGCTACCTCGCCGTCCGCGCACTCGAACGCGGGCCGGGCTACGCCTGGGACGTCATCGCCGACGAACGCACCCTCCAACTCCTGGGCCGCAGCCTCGCCTTGACGACGGTCGTCGTGGCGGCCTGCCTGGTACTCGGCGTCTCCCTGGCGTGGCTGACCGCGCGCACCTCCCTGCCCGGGGCCCGCGCCTGGTCGGTGCTGGCCACCCTGCCGCTCGCGGTGCCCAGTTACGTGGCCGCCTTCGCCTGGCTCTCCGCCGCACCGCAGACCACCGGGCTCGCCGGTGCGGCCCTGGCCCTGACGCTGGTCAGCTTCCCCTACGTCCTCCTGCCGGTCGCCGCAGCGCTGCGCGGCATCGACCCCGCACAGGAGGAGGCCGCCCGCTCCCTCGGCCACGGACCACTGCGCACCTTCTGGCGGGTCACGCTGCCCCAACTCCGCCCGGCCGCCGCGGGCGGGGCGCTACTCGTCGCGCTGTACGTGCTCTCCGACTTCGGCGCCGTATCGCTGATGCGGTACGACACGTTCACCCGGGCCATCCACACCTCCTACCGCGCCTCCTTCGACCGCACCCCGGCCGCCGCGCTCAGCGTCGTACTGGTCGTGCTGACGATGGCGCTGGTCGCCGCCGAGGCCCGCACCCGGGGCCGCGCGGGACATACCAGGACCGGCGGCGGGACAGCACGCCCGGCCATCCCGATGCCGCTGGGGCGCTGGCGGATCCCCGCCCTCGCCTGGTGCACGGCGGTGGTGGCCGCCGCGGTCGCCTTCCCCCTCGGCACCCTCGGCTACTGGCTCGCCGTCGGCACCTCCGCGACCTGGGACCTCGGCGCCCTCACCGAAGCCGCCTCGGCCACCCTCGGTGTCGCCGCCGCCGGAGCTGCCCTCACGACCCTGCTCGCGCTTCCCGTCGGAGTGATCGCCGCACGGCACCGGGGACGCGGCGCCCGACTGCTGGAGCAGGCCGCCTACGCGGGGCACGCTCTGCCCGGCATCACGGTCGCCCTCTCCCTGGTCTTCTTCGCGGTCCGCTACGCCTATCCGCTCTACCAGCAACTCCCGCTGCTGGTCTGCGCGTACGCGGTCCTCTTCCTGCCGGTCACGGTGGCCGCCACCCGGGCCGCCGTCCTGCAGGCGCCGCCCGTGCTGGAGGACGTGGCCCGCTCGCTCGGCCGGTCGCCCCTACGGGTCCTGCGCGAGGTGACCGTGCCGCTGGCCGCGCCGGGCGTGGCGGCCGGTGCCGCCCTCACCTTCGTCGTCTGCATGAAGGAACTACCCGCCACGCTGCTACTGCGCCCCACCGGCATGGACACCCTGGCCACCCGTCTGTGGACCGAGACCGGAGCCGGGTCCTTCGCGGCCGCCGCGCCCTACGCCGCCGCCCTCATCCTGCTCGCCGCCGTCCCCTCCTACCTCCTGGGCAGGCACCGCACATGA
- a CDS encoding iron ABC transporter substrate-binding protein — MRRPSARRITALLAAGLLVPALAACGSDNDKGGSADGSDSALVIYSGRNEKLVKPILDKLEKAVGSKVEVRYGDSAELAAQILEEGERTKAGLFFSQDAGALGALSKEGMLAKLPQSSLDEVDPAYRGNAGDWVGLSGRVRVIAYNPDKVAEDKVPDSVRDVVKPEWKGKVGFAPTNASFQAFVTGMRVLEGDDATREWLKDLKANGKTYAHNLATLDAIEAGEVEIGLVNHYYWYERVAEKGEDKVNAKLHFLPGKDPGALINVAGVGILKDSGQTETAQKAVDYLLSKEAQTYFADTTKEYPLAAGVTNNVEGLPPFDSLESPDIDLGKLESLQETLAMLQDVGLV, encoded by the coding sequence ATGCGACGCCCCTCGGCTCGCCGGATCACCGCGCTCCTCGCGGCCGGCCTGCTCGTCCCTGCCCTCGCCGCCTGCGGCTCCGACAACGACAAGGGCGGCTCGGCGGACGGCAGCGACTCCGCCCTCGTCATCTACTCCGGGCGCAACGAGAAGCTGGTCAAGCCGATCCTCGACAAGCTGGAGAAGGCCGTCGGCAGCAAGGTCGAGGTGCGCTATGGCGACAGCGCCGAACTGGCCGCGCAGATCCTGGAGGAGGGCGAGCGCACCAAGGCCGGGCTGTTCTTCTCGCAGGACGCGGGCGCACTCGGCGCCCTCTCCAAGGAGGGCATGCTGGCGAAGCTGCCGCAGTCCAGCCTCGACGAGGTGGACCCGGCCTACCGCGGCAACGCCGGCGACTGGGTGGGACTGTCGGGCCGCGTCCGCGTCATCGCGTACAACCCGGACAAGGTCGCCGAGGACAAGGTCCCGGACAGTGTCCGCGACGTGGTGAAGCCCGAGTGGAAGGGCAAGGTCGGCTTCGCCCCCACCAACGCCTCCTTCCAGGCGTTCGTCACCGGCATGCGCGTTCTGGAGGGCGACGACGCCACGCGCGAGTGGCTCAAGGACCTGAAGGCCAATGGCAAGACGTACGCCCACAACCTCGCCACCCTCGACGCCATCGAGGCCGGTGAGGTCGAAATCGGCCTGGTCAACCACTACTACTGGTACGAGCGGGTCGCCGAGAAGGGCGAGGACAAGGTCAACGCCAAGCTCCACTTCCTGCCCGGCAAGGACCCCGGCGCGCTGATCAACGTGGCCGGAGTCGGCATCCTGAAGGACAGCGGCCAGACCGAGACCGCCCAGAAGGCCGTCGACTACCTGCTGTCCAAGGAGGCGCAGACCTACTTCGCCGACACGACGAAGGAGTACCCGCTGGCCGCCGGTGTCACCAACAACGTCGAGGGATTGCCGCCGTTCGACTCCCTCGAGTCGCCTGACATCGACCTCGGCAAGCTGGAGTCCCTCCAGGAGACGCTGGCCATGCTCCAGGATGTCGGGCTGGTCTGA
- a CDS encoding AMP-binding protein: MLDPSRPLSAPLTLPTPRTASTSFPSPPVRRRGVPFARDLASYGERTALITPSGEVSYRALAERVAATAERLGTTRRLVLLAGANRADALVVHLAALAAGHPVLLVPGDSTGTLDALTAAYDPDVVARPDGHGSWTLDERRPESAHTLHPDLALLLSTSGSTGSPKLVRLTADNLQANAESIATYLDIRDTDRAATTLPMHYCYGLSVIHSHLLRGAGLILTERSVADADFWEEFRAARGTSLAGVPYTFDLFDRIGFERMRLPHLRYVTQAGGRLAPERVGHYAELGRRAGWDLFVMYGQTEATARMAYLPPARAVERPQAVGVPIPGGSFRLRPVDGIDEPDTGELVYSGPNVMLGYAETPADLALGRTVEELRTGDIARRAPDGLYEIVGRRTRFTKILGLRIDPQRVEAILEEHGIHAFCAGDDDTLAVVTISAGRVDAAHIRRLVADSCGLPPRAIQARTVPELPRLASGKPDYEAVRRLAREPEAPPTRHGGKTDDLCALYAEILDRADVTEDSSFVSLGGDSLSYVEMSLRLEETLGELPTDWHTTPIRDLRDPDAARRRDGSTGPRRPLRRTLETGIALRAMGIVLVVGSHIPVFTVQGGAHVLLGVAGFNFARFHLTAHERQERLRRLRRSIARIAVPSIVWITFALLLTREYDLANVVLANSLFAQDNSDPEWRYWFVEALVYFLTGLTVLLAMPLLDRAERHSPFGFSLALVALGLVGRYDPWGLAHIRHHLSPTVVFFLFALGWAAARARTAAQRLLLTAVLLVAVPGLFPEGQTLRSSIVVGGLGLLLWIPALPSVDPLNRIAGILAGSSLYIYLTHFHVYPYLRDHSPVLALLVSLVFGVAYGAVATRLTRRLF; the protein is encoded by the coding sequence GTGCTAGACCCGTCCAGACCTCTCTCGGCCCCGCTCACCCTCCCGACGCCGCGCACCGCCTCGACTTCCTTCCCCTCACCGCCCGTACGGCGGCGCGGCGTGCCGTTCGCGCGGGACCTCGCCTCGTACGGCGAGCGAACCGCACTGATCACGCCATCGGGCGAGGTCAGCTACCGCGCGCTCGCCGAACGGGTCGCCGCCACCGCCGAACGCCTCGGCACCACACGCCGCCTTGTCCTGCTGGCCGGGGCGAACCGCGCCGACGCTCTCGTCGTCCACCTCGCAGCCCTTGCCGCCGGCCACCCCGTCCTGCTCGTCCCCGGCGACAGCACCGGCACCCTCGACGCCCTGACCGCCGCGTACGACCCGGATGTGGTCGCACGGCCGGACGGCCACGGCTCCTGGACGCTCGACGAACGGCGGCCCGAGAGCGCCCACACCCTCCACCCGGATCTGGCGCTGCTGCTCAGCACCTCCGGTTCGACCGGCTCGCCGAAGCTGGTCCGGCTCACCGCCGACAACCTCCAGGCCAACGCCGAGTCCATCGCCACGTACCTGGACATCCGCGACACCGACCGCGCGGCCACGACCCTGCCCATGCACTACTGCTACGGCCTGTCCGTCATCCACAGCCACCTGCTGCGCGGCGCCGGTCTGATCCTCACCGAACGGTCCGTTGCCGACGCCGACTTCTGGGAGGAGTTCCGCGCCGCCCGTGGCACCTCGCTCGCCGGGGTGCCGTACACCTTCGACCTGTTCGACCGAATCGGCTTCGAGCGGATGCGACTGCCCCACCTGCGGTACGTCACCCAGGCCGGCGGGCGCCTGGCGCCCGAACGGGTCGGTCACTACGCCGAGTTGGGCCGCCGCGCGGGCTGGGACCTGTTCGTGATGTACGGGCAGACCGAGGCGACGGCCCGCATGGCGTATCTGCCTCCGGCCCGCGCGGTCGAGCGTCCGCAGGCCGTCGGAGTGCCGATCCCCGGCGGCTCCTTCCGACTCCGACCAGTGGACGGCATCGACGAGCCCGACACCGGCGAGCTGGTCTACTCCGGCCCGAACGTCATGCTCGGCTACGCCGAGACCCCGGCAGACCTCGCCCTGGGACGCACCGTCGAGGAACTGCGCACCGGTGACATCGCCCGGCGCGCCCCCGACGGGCTGTACGAGATCGTGGGACGCCGGACCCGGTTCACCAAGATCCTGGGCCTGCGAATAGACCCGCAGCGCGTCGAGGCCATCCTGGAGGAGCACGGCATCCATGCCTTCTGCGCGGGCGACGACGACACGCTGGCCGTGGTCACGATCTCCGCCGGCCGAGTCGACGCGGCACACATCCGGCGTCTGGTGGCGGACAGTTGTGGTCTGCCACCTCGCGCGATACAGGCGCGGACGGTGCCCGAACTCCCGCGGCTCGCCTCGGGCAAGCCCGACTACGAGGCCGTACGACGGCTGGCGCGCGAGCCGGAAGCACCACCCACCCGGCACGGTGGCAAGACCGACGACCTGTGTGCTCTCTACGCCGAGATACTTGACCGAGCCGACGTCACCGAGGACAGCAGCTTCGTGAGCCTGGGCGGCGACTCGCTGTCCTACGTCGAGATGTCTTTGCGGCTGGAAGAGACGCTGGGCGAGCTGCCCACCGACTGGCACACCACACCGATCAGGGACCTACGCGACCCGGACGCCGCACGCCGCAGGGATGGCAGTACCGGTCCGAGGCGCCCGCTACGGCGCACCCTGGAGACCGGCATCGCGCTGCGCGCGATGGGCATCGTCCTGGTCGTGGGTTCGCACATCCCCGTGTTCACCGTGCAGGGCGGTGCCCATGTACTGCTTGGTGTCGCCGGCTTCAACTTTGCCCGCTTCCATCTCACCGCGCACGAGCGCCAGGAGCGCCTGCGGCGGCTGCGGCGCAGCATCGCGCGCATCGCCGTACCGAGCATCGTGTGGATCACCTTTGCGCTGCTACTGACCCGTGAATACGACCTGGCCAACGTCGTGTTGGCCAACAGCCTCTTCGCGCAGGACAACTCCGATCCGGAGTGGCGGTACTGGTTCGTCGAGGCGCTGGTCTACTTCCTGACCGGACTGACGGTGCTGCTGGCGATGCCGTTGCTCGACCGTGCGGAGCGGCACAGCCCGTTCGGCTTCTCCCTGGCACTGGTCGCCCTGGGACTTGTCGGGCGCTACGACCCCTGGGGCCTCGCGCACATCCGCCACCACCTCAGCCCGACCGTCGTCTTCTTCCTGTTCGCGCTGGGCTGGGCCGCGGCGCGGGCACGCACGGCGGCACAACGGCTGCTGCTGACCGCCGTTCTTCTGGTCGCGGTGCCAGGACTGTTCCCCGAGGGGCAGACCCTGCGCAGCTCGATCGTCGTGGGCGGCCTGGGCCTGCTGCTGTGGATTCCGGCCCTGCCCAGCGTCGACCCGCTCAACCGGATCGCGGGCATCTTGGCGGGCAGCTCGCTGTACATCTACCTGACGCACTTCCACGTCTACCCCTACCTACGGGACCACTCCCCGGTATTGGCCTTGCTGGTCTCGCTGGTGTTCGGCGTGGCGTACGGGGCAGTGGCCACACGTCTGACGCGCAGACTGTTTTGA
- a CDS encoding DUF4396 domain-containing protein has protein sequence MDHSAHHTGTAHDHATHEDHHSHAQHGGQAGASWGTAAKATLHCLTGCAIGEILGMVIGTALLWGNVPTMVLAITLAFLFGYSFTLIAVRRAGLDFKTAVKVALAADTVSIAVMELVDNAIIALTPGAMDAHLSDGLFWSALLGGFAVAFLITTPVNKWMIGRGKGHAVVHAYH, from the coding sequence ATGGACCACAGCGCTCACCACACCGGCACCGCACACGACCACGCCACCCACGAGGACCACCACAGTCACGCCCAGCACGGCGGGCAGGCGGGGGCGTCCTGGGGAACGGCTGCGAAGGCGACGCTGCACTGCCTGACCGGCTGTGCCATCGGCGAGATCCTCGGCATGGTCATCGGCACCGCCCTACTGTGGGGCAACGTGCCCACCATGGTCCTGGCGATCACGCTCGCGTTCCTCTTCGGCTACTCCTTCACGCTGATCGCGGTGCGCCGGGCGGGCCTGGACTTCAAGACAGCGGTCAAGGTCGCGCTCGCCGCCGACACCGTCTCCATCGCCGTGATGGAACTGGTCGACAACGCCATCATCGCCCTCACCCCCGGCGCGATGGACGCCCACCTGTCCGACGGCCTGTTCTGGTCCGCCCTGCTCGGCGGCTTCGCGGTCGCCTTCCTGATCACCACCCCGGTCAACAAGTGGATGATCGGCCGCGGTAAGGGCCACGCGGTGGTCCACGCCTACCACTGA
- a CDS encoding TetR/AcrR family transcriptional regulator — protein MDAIAAEAGVSKVTVYNHFGSKQALFTAVITSALDEPLGHASSAALEGLAAAEDLRTAFIDAARTWVHAVRTNKDVIALRTRGPGPAGHPRPGGRDHPAVRAAGLPPDGLQHLRHPHRRGPHRPPHRQRRGHVPGVLRLAEPGRRPEVRGRLGPRGYVRVAGAGRFPART, from the coding sequence ATGGACGCCATCGCCGCTGAGGCGGGCGTGTCCAAGGTGACCGTCTACAACCACTTCGGGAGCAAGCAAGCACTGTTCACCGCAGTCATCACGAGCGCGCTCGACGAGCCCCTCGGCCACGCCTCATCGGCCGCGCTGGAAGGGCTTGCCGCGGCCGAGGACCTGAGGACGGCCTTCATCGACGCCGCCCGCACCTGGGTGCACGCCGTCAGGACGAACAAGGACGTCATCGCCCTGCGCACTCGCGGACCAGGGCCGGCTGGTCATCCCCGACCTGGAGGCCGCGATCATCCAGCTGTACGCGCTGCTGGTCTTCCCCCAGATGGTCTTCAGCACCTACGGCACCCGCATCGACGAGGGCCTCACCGACCGCCTCATCGTCAGCGGCGTGGACATGTTCCGGGGGTACTACGGCTCGCAGAACCAGGCAGGCGCCCAGAAGTGAGGGGCAGGCTAGGCCCGCGTGGGTACGTCCGCGTCGCCGGCGCTGGACGGTTTCCCGCGAGAACCTAG
- a CDS encoding multicopper oxidase family protein encodes MNSINRRSVLLAGLGAAGAGVLAACSNDSSNNPSLLSPSGSQVARAEKKRVGTGRVQRLNLTAAPGMLDLGGGTTAKSWAFSGQAPGKEIRISAGDTLAAELSNQLPGKTATSIHWHGLALRSDMDGVPPLTQTAVRAGSSFTYRFIADTPGTYFFHPHVGVQLDRGLYAPLIVEDPKEPLSYDDEWVVVLDDWLDGVTGTPDDAFAELRQGMGGMGMGGSDGSSGSSGHDMGHMSGMDMSGASAQGTSASPSASASASSGGGMSMKFMLMGAESDLLGGDAGDVKYPYHLVNGRMPTDPAVYTSKPGKRVRLRIINAGGDTAYRVALGGHKLTITHTDGFPVEHQQADALLIGMGERYDVLVNLGEGVFPLVALAEGKDAGGMAVMRTGSGNTPKPTVRPKELDGMIMAASQLRAADDARLETKVPDRVHRIELTGGMDKYDWAINGKQFDMSDPTANPLAVEQGERVRLDFVNTTDMWHPMHLHGHTYQLGSTGPRKDTTIVLPKKKVSVAFDADNPGQWMLHCHNAYHGEAGMMALVAYQA; translated from the coding sequence GTGAACAGCATCAACCGTCGCTCCGTCCTGCTCGCCGGACTGGGCGCTGCAGGCGCCGGCGTGCTCGCCGCCTGCAGCAACGACAGCTCCAACAACCCTTCCCTCCTCAGCCCGTCCGGTTCCCAGGTCGCCCGCGCGGAGAAGAAGCGGGTCGGCACGGGCAGGGTGCAGCGCCTCAACCTGACCGCCGCCCCCGGCATGCTCGACCTGGGCGGCGGCACCACGGCCAAGTCCTGGGCCTTCAGCGGTCAGGCTCCCGGCAAGGAGATCCGGATCTCGGCCGGCGACACCCTTGCGGCCGAGCTGTCCAACCAACTGCCCGGCAAGACCGCCACGTCCATCCACTGGCACGGCCTCGCGCTGCGCAGCGACATGGACGGCGTACCGCCCCTCACGCAGACCGCGGTGCGGGCCGGGTCCTCCTTCACGTACCGGTTCATCGCCGACACCCCCGGCACCTACTTCTTCCACCCCCACGTCGGCGTACAGCTCGACCGCGGCCTGTACGCCCCACTGATCGTCGAGGACCCCAAGGAGCCGCTCTCGTACGACGACGAGTGGGTCGTCGTCCTCGACGACTGGCTGGACGGGGTGACCGGCACGCCCGACGACGCCTTCGCCGAACTCAGGCAGGGCATGGGCGGCATGGGCATGGGCGGTTCCGACGGCTCGTCCGGCTCGTCCGGTCACGACATGGGGCACATGAGCGGGATGGACATGAGCGGCGCAAGCGCACAGGGGACGAGCGCCTCACCGTCCGCATCCGCTTCCGCCTCATCCGGCGGCGGCATGTCGATGAAGTTCATGCTCATGGGCGCGGAGAGCGACCTGCTCGGCGGCGACGCCGGAGACGTGAAGTACCCGTACCACCTGGTCAACGGACGCATGCCGACCGACCCGGCCGTCTACACCAGCAAGCCGGGCAAGCGCGTCCGCCTGCGCATCATCAACGCCGGTGGCGACACCGCGTACCGGGTGGCGCTCGGCGGCCACAAGCTGACCATCACCCACACCGACGGCTTCCCCGTCGAGCACCAGCAGGCCGACGCGCTGCTCATCGGCATGGGCGAGCGGTACGACGTCCTGGTCAACCTCGGCGAGGGCGTCTTCCCGCTCGTGGCCCTCGCCGAGGGCAAGGACGCCGGCGGCATGGCCGTGATGCGTACCGGATCGGGCAACACGCCCAAGCCGACCGTGCGGCCGAAGGAACTCGACGGCATGATCATGGCGGCCTCGCAGCTGCGCGCTGCCGATGACGCACGGCTGGAGACGAAGGTGCCCGACCGGGTACACCGCATCGAGCTGACCGGCGGTATGGACAAGTACGACTGGGCCATCAACGGCAAGCAGTTCGACATGAGCGACCCGACCGCGAACCCCCTCGCGGTAGAGCAGGGTGAGCGTGTCCGCCTCGACTTCGTCAACACCACCGACATGTGGCACCCGATGCACCTGCACGGCCACACCTACCAACTCGGCAGCACCGGCCCGCGCAAGGACACCACCATCGTGCTGCCCAAGAAGAAGGTGTCCGTCGCCTTCGACGCGGACAACCCCGGCCAGTGGATGCTGCACTGCCACAACGCCTACCACGGCGAAGCCGGAATGATGGCACTCGTGGCCTACCAAGCTTGA
- a CDS encoding DUF6153 family protein, protein MTVREMHWPLNGAAVRWIRGMLVTLCAVLAVLLHHELPAAPTTAAPAAAVHAISGPASTTAAHTTHAGSAGPGSAAHGTDGAACPSMAMQLCSAAGVTAVQLAAPSESPNPAVPTHCTTIAGVDIAGSTNRAPPDLSVLSQLRL, encoded by the coding sequence ATGACGGTACGAGAGATGCATTGGCCGCTGAACGGCGCCGCCGTCCGTTGGATACGCGGAATGCTCGTCACCCTGTGCGCCGTGCTCGCCGTACTCCTGCACCACGAGCTGCCCGCCGCGCCAACCACAGCCGCGCCGGCAGCCGCAGTGCACGCCATATCCGGGCCCGCCTCAACGACTGCCGCGCACACCACCCACGCAGGCTCAGCAGGTCCGGGTAGCGCGGCACACGGCACCGACGGTGCCGCGTGCCCCTCCATGGCCATGCAGCTCTGCTCCGCCGCCGGCGTCACCGCCGTACAGCTCGCGGCACCGTCCGAGTCACCGAACCCAGCCGTTCCGACTCACTGCACGACGATCGCGGGCGTGGACATCGCGGGCTCGACGAATCGTGCGCCACCCGATCTGTCCGTCCTCTCTCAACTGCGCCTATAG
- a CDS encoding TetR/AcrR family transcriptional regulator, with amino-acid sequence MPKLWTETIDAHRAAVRAAVLETTAALVAEYGLTSVTMSRIAKDSGIGRATLYKYFPDVESILLAWHEQQISHHLDHLASVRDRIEEPGERLEAVLRAFALISRESRGHHDNDLAAFLHRDQQVTEAQRRLHGMIEDLLADAVRTGAVRDDIPPGELASYCLHALTAAGALPSKAAVHRLVTVTLAGVRPCPADTSEGTRHVDATAHPPHHHGHNSARDHHSPGS; translated from the coding sequence GTGCCCAAGCTGTGGACCGAGACCATCGACGCGCACCGCGCCGCAGTACGCGCCGCGGTCCTGGAAACCACCGCGGCGCTGGTCGCCGAGTACGGGCTGACGTCGGTGACGATGTCACGGATCGCCAAGGACTCCGGGATCGGCCGTGCGACGCTGTACAAGTACTTCCCGGACGTCGAGTCGATCCTGCTCGCCTGGCACGAGCAGCAGATCAGCCACCACCTCGACCACCTGGCCTCGGTCCGGGACCGGATCGAGGAGCCGGGTGAGCGCCTCGAAGCCGTGCTGCGGGCCTTCGCCCTCATCTCCCGCGAATCGCGGGGCCACCACGACAACGACCTCGCGGCGTTCCTGCACCGGGACCAGCAGGTCACCGAGGCACAGCGGCGGCTGCACGGCATGATCGAGGACCTGCTGGCCGACGCTGTACGGACCGGTGCGGTCCGGGACGACATCCCGCCCGGCGAGCTCGCGAGCTACTGTCTGCACGCCCTGACCGCGGCCGGCGCCCTGCCGTCAAAAGCTGCGGTCCACCGGCTTGTCACGGTCACCCTGGCCGGGGTGCGGCCCTGTCCCGCCGACACCTCGGAGGGCACCCGGCACGTCGACGCCACCGCGCACCCGCCACACCACCACGGGCACAACTCCGCCCGCGACCATCACTCGCCCGGTTCATGA